The region ATACAATATCAGATATGACAATACGTTGTCCAAGTTTAGGACTGTCAAAGATAGCTCTCAACAAGCCCATTTCTATAACATATCACCCTATTATAATAGCCCATGCATTTCTTTGAGAAGGGAAGATTCTATTTCATAGCTATCACTAATCTAAACACACCGTTAGATAGGCTtttcaaagggctacaaaCTGCATCTTTTAATTGTGATGGCGCACAATCCTAATTTAAGTTATGGACTGTCAAAGATAGCTCTCAACAAGTTCATTTCTAACATGGCGCACAATCCTAATTCAAGTTACAGACAAAGCTCAGCTCACCAGATGAGTTGTTGACATATTCTCCAGTGATGTATCAGTCATAGCAGCCTGTATCATTGCGGATACGTTGCTCACAGACACTCCTAGAGGGTGTGAGGCAGACAGTGGTGGCATAGAGGAGACTGACAGTTCATCCAGGGACATAGTTCTGGTTACTTCTGGAACTGGGTTAATGTCATTAGATGAACTCAGAGGAGGGCTACCTGCCTTGTCTGTCTTTGTGTGCTGTATAGGGGAAAGAGAGTGAAGAGGTATACTGTTTTGTAACCTTGcggtaaacttacttctcgaTATTTTTGCAGATAAATTCTCAAGGGGTCGATATGGTTGTCAAATCCAAGAGTTGCCATAGCGAACAGAATGTCATCGCCTGTAATTGTTTTACGCTTTTCTTGCAAGCATCTGTCACTCGCTCTGAGTGGGCGGGCACGCACGTTAAGGGCACACTGACTAATGAAGATATAATTAATACTCTGATATTGACAAGTATCAGTAAAATTATGTCCATTGCACTACATAGGATACTCGCTTGTGATGAAGCTGATAAACTCTGAAACACATTCTTGTATACACTCCTTAGCTTCCTTTGATACCTGTATacattgaagtacatgtacactaacaTGAATCCATAGGACAGGCACGTGCAGGTAAACAGTACCTTTCCACTCTTAGGGATAGCATTTCTCATGATCCTTGCTACATTATGAATTGGCAGAAAACGATCCTATGTGTACAAAAATAAGTATGTTAAATTAAACATGTTTtgaacacacgcacacacctgTTCCCTGTATACAACTGGTTTAGATGATCCTGGTAAGCTTCTGGTGGTGGGTGGCTCCGGATTGGAGTCACCCTCATACTGAAACGATAGTGGCTCTGGGTTAGAGCTCACTTCTCCAGCAGCTGCTATGGTACTCAGCTCTATATATGGCAGGAAGACAAGTGAGTACACAAATGGATACACTTTGTATATCAATGGTTTTGCTATTGGGGCAGGGTAGAACTTAACGTACTGGACGTAGCTAGTTAGCAGAGGGGGCTAGGAGAATGAAGGTGGAGATTTTAAGCTGGAAACTATAATGAGAACAGATAATATCACCTTGGAGAAGATTTGGCTGTTGTTGAAGCAGTGCGTTCAGATCTCCTGTATTTTGTAAGCTTGATAGCATTTGGGCCAAATCAGAGGGTCTTGTCTGACTGTCATCCAACGTTGAAGCCTGTGCTTCAGTTTGAAGTGCGGAGGCAGCCTGCGACTGGGAAACAATCATTCCACCATCAGCGGCCATTGCTGTGCTAAAATGGACATTAGGGATCAGCGGTAAGCCGTCATTATTACTAGTGCTTGTGGACGACTCGACGTCCTGTAGGCTGGTCCTGTCCAGTAACCTTGCCATCAGCTTTGTACTGCAAATTAAAGAACCGTTATAGTTGTCAGAACAAGTTGTTTGCTCCACCCATAAAATGATGCATGTCTTAAAGGTGTCACTCCCAAAAAAGGTATATAAGACCTTAGGCTTATAGGCTTATTTTGGTTGGGCTGTGTGTGGTCCTACAAGAGCAAAGGTACAAACACGTACACACATAGAACATCAACTTGCGTTTATAAAGGAGATCTTCAGTCGATCTGGTTGGCTGTAGCTTTTTGACCAATCAGCTTCTGAGTGTTCCAGATAGGTAAAGATCTCTAGCTTCATAAAGGATATTATTACTTTCATACTGTGACAAACTATCTTGACGATTCTGATTCTTCTGTGAGAGCAACAGTAAGTACATACAAGTGAGCAGCTGAAGGACTGACCTATCAGCTCGGTAATTATGCCTTTCTTTGTTGGGAAGAATCCAGAGACTAATGAAGAATGCCAAATTGAGGTACAAGACATCACAGTTAATAGTTAAATTAATGTTTTTGTTATCCTACAGTTCAACCACACTGCTTCATTAGAGGATGCTAAGACACAGATCTGTGACAGACTAGGATTGGAGTCTAAGAAATACAACCTCGTGTACAGAGGCGAAATACTTCTATGTAAGTAAGGAGACAATTTGGTGTACGCCCATAACCATCTTAATACCACAGACCACAAGAGTCTCCAAGAGCTTGACCTGGCTGATGATCCTAGACCGGTCCTGTGTGTTACACGCATTATCAAGCCTGCTAAACCGATTAGTGCCTTTAGCCTACTTGGTTTGCCTGGCCTTGGCTCGGGAGTAGCCTCTGGAACTGTGCCCGATACTGAAAATGAAGAGGAGTCAAAActgccacaccccctccccaaaTACACAGAGGCAGGCCTGCTGGACGACCCTCGAAATTTCTCCATTGCTAAGAACTCGTCGTTTGCCTATAGGGTTCATGCAATGACTCGTAACGACTACAGCCAAGAAGATGGCGAGAAGCTCACGGAAAATATTACTAGTGTAAGTGCAAAGACTGTGTGTACTTTTTAAGACAAATTGGAGGCTAGGGTTTGTTAAATACCTATACCATTCAATTCCAAGATGCCACTCTGTAGCTTTGATATGATGGTATCGTAATTATATCCGTGATCATTTAAAATTGATCGAAGGTTTATGATGCCTTGTATGTAGCAGTATATGAAGGCTGTGTGTACTATTGAACTATTGTAGTTGTAATTATTCTGCTGCAGGATATACAGAGGATTGTGGATAGTCTGACCTACGATGAGCTGGAGCAATTAGCCACCGAGTGTCTGCAGATCAACCATTTGAGAATGGAGAGCCTTCGCAGCCAGTACTATAGTAGTTATGAGAACAAAGCATCATAGCTAGGTCATTTGTTGATTTTGaaagtgtatatacatatacttCATGTCATTTGCAGTTTGCAAGGCATGCCTTAAAATGTTACGTAATTACTGTTTTGAGTTACACACGtcacttgtgtgtgtagggggatTCCCTGGGGATTTCCCTAGTCACATGAAGGTCTCTTGGAAGACTCAGAGAAACTAGCAAGCAAATATCTGGTGTTCTGCAGTTAATATGGAGCCCCGAGTGTTGCAAGAGGTTggtagtctagctagctatagattcTACGAGTTTGTTGTTGTTTCTAGCCACTTGAAGTGTTTCTAGCTAGTTAAGTTGTGTAGCCTAGCcagtttatacatgtacttgtacttaGGCTCATGCTACTCCAGACAAGATCAAGAGTGCACTCGTCTATAATGACGAAGATGCACTAGACACTGGAATGCAGAAAGTTCAACCTCTGCCATTTCTAGGTGAGCTACGGTATAGGTATTGGGTATACATTGTGAAGTATATCAACTGATGCTTTGTATGGTTGCACACAGACGAGGAGATTCACAAGTACGTCCAGGTGATTGAAGCTTCCATTCCAGACGCAAAGAAAGTCAACGATGGTGGGTAGGGGGGACATGATTAAATTTACTGTGAAGTGATACTACTATTTTCTTATTTACCACCCATTTGTGGGTGTAACGTTTACTTAGATGCTCACTGGTTAGAGTTTACAGATGTAGGTGACTAACTTCTCTTTTTACAGCTGTCCCTGAGAGAGTGCGAGAGACGGTAGAGACTGTTATACGAGTGGCCAAAGAAGGGAAGACCACTCTGTTCAAAGCTAGTGACGTTCTAGAACTGACTGCGGACGCCTACCAATATGCACGGAGAGCTTACATCGATGATTTCGAACTGGAGAGAGAATCTGGGGCTGTGCTGAAAAACTATGATGATGCGTTCAAACGTATGATTCAGAATCGGATTGAAACAAAAGTGGACGACGCAGAAGAAGATTTGAGGGACTGCCGTGACCTGTTGAGTGAGTCATTGCTTGTCTGTACCCCCTGAGGCAAGATGTAATGATTAAATTTGATAGTGTAGCCTCTTTTGGTGACCACCTACGGCCATTTAAAATGGATTAGGGAGAGGCCCAGTACTGTCGTTTAATAAGAGAAATGGTTAATTGTCTGTGGCCAATTATAAATGTGAAACTAGTTgtatctctataattatgtggtgtgtgtcATATGAGTGATCTCAATGGCTGTTTTATCTCCATGACTACACTCACAGATGAGGCAGTGCAAAAGGCTGAGAAGGACAGACGGAGACTTGCCGAGAGAACTGAGAAAGAGGAAGGTAATCTTTCAGAGGATTCACTCCACGACATTTGTACAAACACTCAAGACAATATCAAGGACGAGAAAGCTGAGCTAGAGCATATTATTGACCAGTGTGACAAAGATATCACAAAGATTGGTAAGCAACATTACTTTAGTTTGTAGTTGGTATTTCATTAGCTGCTCTCGATCTTTCTCAGACAAAAGTTTAGGTGAGTTTCACAATAACATGGACCAAGCTACTATGGAGCAAAGGCAGAAGAAGCTTAGTGAAGAGAAACAGTTGAAACAGAATCGAGAGAGACAGCGCCAGTTGGAAGAAGAGCTAGCACGCCTGAAAACCCAGGAGATGTACTTGATGGATAGTCTTGAGACTGGAGAGCAGATCCGAGAACAGACAGATAGTGCAAGGGAGGGGGCAAATCAGGAGGTGGAGGAATGGAAGACAAAAATTGCAGAGCTCAAGAAGCGCACTCATACTTCCCTCGACATTGTACACCGTATGGAAGGTATGTATCACTCAGTATGTATAGTATGCTATTCTTCTATGCTGAATGTACGAGTGGATGTTGTATAAAAAAATATTATGTGTATGTAGGGTATTAGTGTGCTGAGGTGTACAATGTGTTtgtatgactgtgtgtgtgtgtgtttgtatgactgtgtgtgtgtgtttgtatgactgtgtgtgtgtgtgtgtgctgcttCCTCACAGAATGTACTGATCTGATACTGAGCAATGCTAAAGAGAAGAAGAAAGAATGGAAGAAAAGGCTGGCTACTATGGACATGGACAGTCTGCTTGATTACAGGGATGCCCTCATGGCCCAAGGAGTGCTCTTCACAGTAATTGCTCAAGAATCAAGCAGCAACTCAAAGTATGCTTCCATCCAAGTAAGcacgcataattatgcctcggtgcgcatgcgcaagcgaggtatacggtagtgtgtttgtgtgtctgtgtgtctgtgtgtctgtgtgtctgtgtatctgtgtgtctgtgtagaccgctacagctgctcaagg is a window of Halichondria panicea chromosome 13, odHalPani1.1, whole genome shotgun sequence DNA encoding:
- the LOC135346062 gene encoding uncharacterized protein LOC135346062, producing MARLLDRTSLQDVESSTSTSNNDGLPLIPNVHFSTAMAADGGMIVSQSQAASALQTEAQASTLDDSQTRPSDLAQMLSSLQNTGDLNALLQQQPNLLQELSTIAAAGEVSSNPEPLSFQYEGDSNPEPPTTRSLPGSSKPVVYREQDRFLPIHNVARIMRNAIPKSGKVSKEAKECIQECVSEFISFITSEASDRCLQEKRKTITGDDILFAMATLGFDNHIDPLRIYLQKYREHTKTDKAGSPPLSSSNDINPVPEVTRTMSLDELSVSSMPPLSASHPLGVSVSNVSAMIQAAMTDTSLENMSTTHLQ
- the LOC135346069 gene encoding uncharacterized protein LOC135346069 gives rise to the protein MPFFVGKNPETNEECQIEFNHTASLEDAKTQICDRLGLESKKYNLVYRGEILLYHKSLQELDLADDPRPVLCVTRIIKPAKPISAFSLLGLPGLGSGVASGTVPDTENEEESKLPHPLPKYTEAGLLDDPRNFSIAKNSSFAYRVHAMTRNDYSQEDGEKLTENITSDIQRIVDSLTYDELEQLATECLQINHLRMESLRSQYYSSYENKAS
- the LOC135346055 gene encoding DNA ligase 1-like; this translates as MEPRVLQEAHATPDKIKSALVYNDEDALDTGMQKVQPLPFLDEEIHKYVQVIEASIPDAKKVNDAVPERVRETVETVIRVAKEGKTTLFKASDVLELTADAYQYARRAYIDDFELERESGAVLKNYDDAFKRMIQNRIETKVDDAEEDLRDCRDLLNEAVQKAEKDRRRLAERTEKEEGNLSEDSLHDICTNTQDNIKDEKAELEHIIDQCDKDITKIDKSLGEFHNNMDQATMEQRQKKLSEEKQLKQNRERQRQLEEELARLKTQEMYLMDSLETGEQIREQTDSAREGANQEVEEWKTKIAELKKRTHTSLDIVHRMEECTDLILSNAKEKKKEWKKRLATMDMDSLLDYRDALMAQGVLFTVIAQESSSNSKYASIQLKQLESEKREASKTGFMFLVKELGEKVQKYTVQKEKLQTEIGRMTDLLTEVRDKLKDADAKIRQLRPSFRLDTLDDKFKNWKKTMDQAFEKGAAAAVNFNSIGNYN